One region of Cyanobium sp. M30B3 genomic DNA includes:
- a CDS encoding nucleotidyl transferase AbiEii/AbiGii toxin family protein, producing the protein MVLKLQLPLEPGVLRVIAAVQAGAQSQGVEPLLVGAAARDLLLVHVYGQRVRRATKDVDFAVALASWEAFEQLQAHLVREHGFVDDPSQKQRLTFKAEGDGAGTTIDLVPFGEDLQVNRKALLWPPEMDVYMTVSGFEEALGSAQLVELEEGLQVKVASLAGLTILKLFAWGDRRLRDNKDAVDLQTLMRSYGGAGNFDRMTDPDQAFDRYLELGGDEEKTGAWLLGIDCGRLASDETADGLKTLWGDDSLREKLIDAMASDDRGIRGARERAEELLRLLIGGFEEGKDDPN; encoded by the coding sequence ATGGTGTTGAAGCTTCAGCTGCCCCTTGAACCCGGCGTGCTGCGAGTAATCGCGGCCGTACAGGCCGGCGCTCAGTCTCAGGGAGTGGAGCCCCTACTGGTGGGAGCCGCTGCCCGGGATCTGCTGCTGGTGCACGTTTATGGCCAGAGGGTGAGGCGCGCCACCAAGGATGTGGATTTCGCGGTGGCTCTGGCCAGCTGGGAGGCCTTTGAGCAGTTGCAGGCGCACCTGGTTCGAGAGCATGGCTTTGTTGACGATCCCAGCCAGAAGCAACGGCTCACGTTCAAGGCAGAGGGTGATGGTGCAGGCACCACGATCGACCTGGTGCCTTTCGGGGAAGATCTGCAAGTGAACCGGAAAGCCTTGCTCTGGCCACCGGAGATGGATGTGTACATGACGGTCTCCGGCTTTGAGGAAGCGCTGGGCTCCGCGCAGCTGGTGGAGCTGGAGGAGGGCCTGCAAGTGAAAGTGGCATCGCTAGCTGGGCTCACGATCCTGAAACTGTTCGCCTGGGGTGATCGGCGACTGCGGGATAACAAGGATGCGGTGGATCTGCAGACACTGATGCGCAGCTATGGGGGAGCCGGTAACTTCGATCGGATGACAGATCCCGACCAGGCTTTTGATCGCTACCTAGAACTTGGAGGAGATGAAGAGAAGACCGGAGCCTGGCTGCTGGGAATCGATTGCGGAAGGCTGGCTAGTGATGAAACAGCAGACGGGCTGAAAACCCTCTGGGGTGATGACAGCCTGCGTGAGAAGCTGATCGACGCCATGGCTTCCGATGATCGAGGAATCAGAGGGGCGCGCGAAAGAGCTGAAGAGTTGCTGAGGTTGCTTATAGGGGGATTTGAAGAAGGAAAAGATGATCCGAACTGA